In the Neofelis nebulosa isolate mNeoNeb1 chromosome 11, mNeoNeb1.pri, whole genome shotgun sequence genome, one interval contains:
- the MBD1 gene encoding methyl-CpG-binding domain protein 1 isoform X29, whose translation MAEDWLDCPALGPGWKRREVFRKSGATCGRSDTYYQSPTGDRIRSKVELTRYLGPACDLTLFDFKQGILCYPAPKAQPLAVPSRKRKKPSRPAKTRKRQVGPQKGEVRKEAPGDETKANADTAPASLPAPGCCENCGISFSGDGTRRQRLKTLCKDCRAQRIAFNREQRMFKRVGCGECEACRVTEDCGACSTCLLQLPHDVASGLFCKCERRRCLRIVERSRGCGVCRGCQTREDCGRCRVCLRPPRPGLRRQWRCVQRRCLRGKRSRRRGGCDSKMAARRRPPRTQPLPPVPLSQPPESPELHPRALVPSPPAEFIYYCVDEDELQPYTNRRQNRKCGACAACLRRMDCGRCDFCCDKPKFGGSNQKRQKCRWRQCLQFAMKRLLPSVWAGSEDGAGPPPPYSRRKRPGSTRRPRLGQILKTSLTTPTTRPGHAQTPMKQETGSGFVLPPPGTDLVFLREGASSPVQVPGPAAASTEALLQAVDPDLPPVKQEPLDPEEDKEEESKDDSASDSAPEEEAGGAGTPVITEIFSLGGTRLRDTAVWLPSLQGRQSGREDGCKVWETEDALARRSTSTSTSTSTSWNRRRWPRTHVSLSPPPTSIMWVSYRRSWCPSSQT comes from the exons ATGGCTGAGGACTGGCTGGACTGCCCAGCCTTGGGCCCCGGCTGGAAGCGCCGTGAAGTCTTTCGAAAGTCAGGTGCCACCTGTGGACGCTCAGACACCTATTACCAGAG CCCCAcaggagacaggatccgaagcaaaGTTGAGCTGACCCGATACCTGGGCCCTGCGTGTGACCTCACTCTCTTCGACTTCAAACAAGGCATTCTGTGCTATCCAGCCCCCAAG GCCCAGCCCTTAGCTGTCCCTAGCAGGAAGCGGAAGAAGCCTTCACGGCCAGCCAAGACTCGAAAACGTCAGGTTGGACCTCAAAAGGGTGAGGTCAggaaggaggccccaggagatGAGACCAAGGCTAATGCTGACACAGCCCCAGCTTCACTCCCTGCACCTGG GTGCTGTGAGAACTGTGGAATCAGCTTCTCAGGAGATGGTACCCGAAGGCAGCGGCTCAAGACATTATGCAAGGACTGCCGAG CGCAGAGAATTGCTTTCAACCGGGAACAGAGGATGTTTAAG CGTGTGGGCTGCGGGGAGTGTGAGGCCTGCCGGGTAACCGAGGACTGCGGGGCCTGCTCCACCTGCCTTCTGCAGCTGCCCCATGATGTGGCCTCGGGGCTGTTCTGCAAGTGTGAGCGGAGACGGTGCCTCCGGATTGTGGAAAGG AGCCGAGGGTGTGGAGTGTGCCGGGGCTGTCAGACCCGAGAGGACTGTGGCCGTTGCCGAGTCTGCCTTCGCCCTCCCCGCCCTGGTCTCAGGCGCCAGTGGAGGTGTGTCCAACGGCGCTGCCTACGG GGTAAACGTAGCCGCCGTAGAGGAGGCTGCGACTCCAAGATGGCTGCCCGGCGGCGCCCCCCGCGAACCCAGCCATTGCCTCCAGTTCCCCTGTCACAGCCTCCAGAGTCCCCAGAGCTG CACCCCAGAGCCCTGGTCCCCTCGCCACCTGCCGAGTTCATCTATTACTGTGTAGACGAGGACGAGCTA CAGCCTTACACCAATCGCCGGCAGAACCGCAAGTGTGGGGCCTGTGCAGCCTGCCTACGGCGGATGGACTGTGGTCGCTGCGACTTCTGCTGTGACAAGCCTAAATTTGGGGGCAGCAACCAAAAGCGCCAGAAGTGTCGTTGGCGCCAATGCCTGCAGTTTGCTATG AAGCGGCTGCTGCCTAGTGTCTGGGCAGGATCTGAGGATGGGGCAGGGCCGCCCCCACCTTACTCTCGTCGAAAGAGGCCTGGCTCTACTCGAAGGCCCCGTCTGGGTCAGATACTGAAGACCTCCTTGACCACACCCACAACCCGACCAGGCCATGCCCAGACTCCAATGAAACAAGAAACAGGCAGTGGCTTTGTGCTGCCTCCACCTGGCACTGATCTTGTGTTCTTACGGGAAGGTGCAAGCAGTCCCGTGCAGGTGCCTGGCCCTGCTGCAGCTTCCACAGAAGCCCTGTTGCAG GCAGTGGACCCAGACTTGCCACCTGTGAAGCAAGAGCCACTGGACCctgaggaggacaaggaggaagagagcaagGATGACTCCGCCTCCGACTCGGccccagaggaggaggcaggaggggctggcACACCCGTG ATCACGGAGATTTTCAGCCTGGGTGGAACCCGCCTCCGGGACACAGCAGTCTGGTTGCCAAG TCTGCAGGGCAGGCAATCGGGAAGGGAAGATGGATGTAAAGTGTGGGAGACGGAGGACGCTTTGGCGCGCAGGAGCACGAGCACGAGCACGAGCACGAGCACGAGCTGGAACCGGCGAAGATGGCCTAGAACCCATGTCAGTCTCTCACCACCTCCAACTTCGATAATGTGGGTGTCCTACAGAAGAAGCTGGTGCCCTTCATCACAGACTTAA
- the MBD1 gene encoding methyl-CpG-binding domain protein 1 isoform X36, translating into MAEDWLDCPALGPGWKRREVFRKSGATCGRSDTYYQSPTGDRIRSKVELTRYLGPACDLTLFDFKQGILCYPAPKAQPLAVPSRKRKKPSRPAKTRKRQVGPQKGEVRKEAPGDETKANADTAPASLPAPGCCENCGISFSGDGTRRQRLKTLCKDCRAQRIAFNREQRMFKRVGCGECEACRVTEDCGACSTCLLQLPHDVASGLFCKCERRRCLRIVERSRGCGVCRGCQTREDCGRCRVCLRPPRPGLRRQWRCVQRRCLRGKRSRRRGGCDSKMAARRRPPRTQPLPPVPLSQPPESPELHPRALVPSPPAEFIYYCVDEDELQPYTNRRQNRKCGACAACLRRMDCGRCDFCCDKPKFGGSNQKRQKCRWRQCLQFAMKRLLPSVWAGSEDGAGPPPPYSRRKRPGSTRRPRLGQILKTSLTTPTTRPGHAQTPMKQETGSGFVLPPPGTDLVFLREGASSPVQVPGPAAASTEALLQAVDPDLPPVKQEPLDPEEDKEEESKDDSASDSAPEEEAGGAGTPVITEIFSLGGTRLRDTAVWLPRAGNREGKMDVKCGRRRTLWRAGARARARARARAGTGEDGLEPMSVSHHLQLR; encoded by the exons ATGGCTGAGGACTGGCTGGACTGCCCAGCCTTGGGCCCCGGCTGGAAGCGCCGTGAAGTCTTTCGAAAGTCAGGTGCCACCTGTGGACGCTCAGACACCTATTACCAGAG CCCCAcaggagacaggatccgaagcaaaGTTGAGCTGACCCGATACCTGGGCCCTGCGTGTGACCTCACTCTCTTCGACTTCAAACAAGGCATTCTGTGCTATCCAGCCCCCAAG GCCCAGCCCTTAGCTGTCCCTAGCAGGAAGCGGAAGAAGCCTTCACGGCCAGCCAAGACTCGAAAACGTCAGGTTGGACCTCAAAAGGGTGAGGTCAggaaggaggccccaggagatGAGACCAAGGCTAATGCTGACACAGCCCCAGCTTCACTCCCTGCACCTGG GTGCTGTGAGAACTGTGGAATCAGCTTCTCAGGAGATGGTACCCGAAGGCAGCGGCTCAAGACATTATGCAAGGACTGCCGAG CGCAGAGAATTGCTTTCAACCGGGAACAGAGGATGTTTAAG CGTGTGGGCTGCGGGGAGTGTGAGGCCTGCCGGGTAACCGAGGACTGCGGGGCCTGCTCCACCTGCCTTCTGCAGCTGCCCCATGATGTGGCCTCGGGGCTGTTCTGCAAGTGTGAGCGGAGACGGTGCCTCCGGATTGTGGAAAGG AGCCGAGGGTGTGGAGTGTGCCGGGGCTGTCAGACCCGAGAGGACTGTGGCCGTTGCCGAGTCTGCCTTCGCCCTCCCCGCCCTGGTCTCAGGCGCCAGTGGAGGTGTGTCCAACGGCGCTGCCTACGG GGTAAACGTAGCCGCCGTAGAGGAGGCTGCGACTCCAAGATGGCTGCCCGGCGGCGCCCCCCGCGAACCCAGCCATTGCCTCCAGTTCCCCTGTCACAGCCTCCAGAGTCCCCAGAGCTG CACCCCAGAGCCCTGGTCCCCTCGCCACCTGCCGAGTTCATCTATTACTGTGTAGACGAGGACGAGCTA CAGCCTTACACCAATCGCCGGCAGAACCGCAAGTGTGGGGCCTGTGCAGCCTGCCTACGGCGGATGGACTGTGGTCGCTGCGACTTCTGCTGTGACAAGCCTAAATTTGGGGGCAGCAACCAAAAGCGCCAGAAGTGTCGTTGGCGCCAATGCCTGCAGTTTGCTATG AAGCGGCTGCTGCCTAGTGTCTGGGCAGGATCTGAGGATGGGGCAGGGCCGCCCCCACCTTACTCTCGTCGAAAGAGGCCTGGCTCTACTCGAAGGCCCCGTCTGGGTCAGATACTGAAGACCTCCTTGACCACACCCACAACCCGACCAGGCCATGCCCAGACTCCAATGAAACAAGAAACAGGCAGTGGCTTTGTGCTGCCTCCACCTGGCACTGATCTTGTGTTCTTACGGGAAGGTGCAAGCAGTCCCGTGCAGGTGCCTGGCCCTGCTGCAGCTTCCACAGAAGCCCTGTTGCAG GCAGTGGACCCAGACTTGCCACCTGTGAAGCAAGAGCCACTGGACCctgaggaggacaaggaggaagagagcaagGATGACTCCGCCTCCGACTCGGccccagaggaggaggcaggaggggctggcACACCCGTG ATCACGGAGATTTTCAGCCTGGGTGGAACCCGCCTCCGGGACACAGCAGTCTGGTTGCCAAG GGCAGGCAATCGGGAAGGGAAGATGGATGTAAAGTGTGGGAGACGGAGGACGCTTTGGCGCGCAGGAGCACGAGCACGAGCACGAGCACGAGCACGAGCTGGAACCGGCGAAGATGGCCTAGAACCCATGTCAGTCTCTCACCACCTCCAACTTCGATAA
- the MBD1 gene encoding methyl-CpG-binding domain protein 1 isoform X27, protein MAEDWLDCPALGPGWKRREVFRKSGATCGRSDTYYQSPTGDRIRSKVELTRYLGPACDLTLFDFKQGILCYPAPKAQPLAVPSRKRKKPSRPAKTRKRQVGPQKGEVRKEAPGDETKANADTAPASLPAPGCCENCGISFSGDGTRRQRLKTLCKDCRAQRIAFNREQRMFKRVGCGECEACRVTEDCGACSTCLLQLPHDVASGLFCKCERRRCLRIVERSRGCGVCRGCQTREDCGRCRVCLRPPRPGLRRQWRCVQRRCLRGKRSRRRGGCDSKMAARRRPPRTQPLPPVPLSQPPESPELQPYTNRRQNRKCGACAACLRRMDCGRCDFCCDKPKFGGSNQKRQKCRWRQCLQFAMKRLLPSVWAGSEDGAGPPPPYSRRKRPGSTRRPRLGQILKTSLTTPTTRPGHAQTPMKQETGSGFVLPPPGTDLVFLREGASSPVQVPGPAAASTEALLQEAQCPGLSWVVALPQVKQEKADAQEDWTPGTAILTSPVLLPGCPSKAVDPDLPPVKQEPLDPEEDKEEESKDDSASDSAPEEEAGGAGTPVITEIFSLGGTRLRDTAVWLPRAGNREGKMDVKCGRRRTLWRAGARARARARARAGTGEDGLEPMSVSHHLQLR, encoded by the exons ATGGCTGAGGACTGGCTGGACTGCCCAGCCTTGGGCCCCGGCTGGAAGCGCCGTGAAGTCTTTCGAAAGTCAGGTGCCACCTGTGGACGCTCAGACACCTATTACCAGAG CCCCAcaggagacaggatccgaagcaaaGTTGAGCTGACCCGATACCTGGGCCCTGCGTGTGACCTCACTCTCTTCGACTTCAAACAAGGCATTCTGTGCTATCCAGCCCCCAAG GCCCAGCCCTTAGCTGTCCCTAGCAGGAAGCGGAAGAAGCCTTCACGGCCAGCCAAGACTCGAAAACGTCAGGTTGGACCTCAAAAGGGTGAGGTCAggaaggaggccccaggagatGAGACCAAGGCTAATGCTGACACAGCCCCAGCTTCACTCCCTGCACCTGG GTGCTGTGAGAACTGTGGAATCAGCTTCTCAGGAGATGGTACCCGAAGGCAGCGGCTCAAGACATTATGCAAGGACTGCCGAG CGCAGAGAATTGCTTTCAACCGGGAACAGAGGATGTTTAAG CGTGTGGGCTGCGGGGAGTGTGAGGCCTGCCGGGTAACCGAGGACTGCGGGGCCTGCTCCACCTGCCTTCTGCAGCTGCCCCATGATGTGGCCTCGGGGCTGTTCTGCAAGTGTGAGCGGAGACGGTGCCTCCGGATTGTGGAAAGG AGCCGAGGGTGTGGAGTGTGCCGGGGCTGTCAGACCCGAGAGGACTGTGGCCGTTGCCGAGTCTGCCTTCGCCCTCCCCGCCCTGGTCTCAGGCGCCAGTGGAGGTGTGTCCAACGGCGCTGCCTACGG GGTAAACGTAGCCGCCGTAGAGGAGGCTGCGACTCCAAGATGGCTGCCCGGCGGCGCCCCCCGCGAACCCAGCCATTGCCTCCAGTTCCCCTGTCACAGCCTCCAGAGTCCCCAGAGCTG CAGCCTTACACCAATCGCCGGCAGAACCGCAAGTGTGGGGCCTGTGCAGCCTGCCTACGGCGGATGGACTGTGGTCGCTGCGACTTCTGCTGTGACAAGCCTAAATTTGGGGGCAGCAACCAAAAGCGCCAGAAGTGTCGTTGGCGCCAATGCCTGCAGTTTGCTATG AAGCGGCTGCTGCCTAGTGTCTGGGCAGGATCTGAGGATGGGGCAGGGCCGCCCCCACCTTACTCTCGTCGAAAGAGGCCTGGCTCTACTCGAAGGCCCCGTCTGGGTCAGATACTGAAGACCTCCTTGACCACACCCACAACCCGACCAGGCCATGCCCAGACTCCAATGAAACAAGAAACAGGCAGTGGCTTTGTGCTGCCTCCACCTGGCACTGATCTTGTGTTCTTACGGGAAGGTGCAAGCAGTCCCGTGCAGGTGCCTGGCCCTGCTGCAGCTTCCACAGAAGCCCTGTTGCAG GAGGCCCAGTGCCCTGGCCTGAGTTGGGTTGTGGCCTTACCCCAGGTGAAGCAAGAGAAGGCGGATGCCCAGGAAGACTGGACACCGGGCACAGCCATCCTGACTTCTCCTGTATTGCTGCCTGGCTGCCCCAGCAAG GCAGTGGACCCAGACTTGCCACCTGTGAAGCAAGAGCCACTGGACCctgaggaggacaaggaggaagagagcaagGATGACTCCGCCTCCGACTCGGccccagaggaggaggcaggaggggctggcACACCCGTG ATCACGGAGATTTTCAGCCTGGGTGGAACCCGCCTCCGGGACACAGCAGTCTGGTTGCCAAG GGCAGGCAATCGGGAAGGGAAGATGGATGTAAAGTGTGGGAGACGGAGGACGCTTTGGCGCGCAGGAGCACGAGCACGAGCACGAGCACGAGCACGAGCTGGAACCGGCGAAGATGGCCTAGAACCCATGTCAGTCTCTCACCACCTCCAACTTCGATAA
- the MBD1 gene encoding methyl-CpG-binding domain protein 1 isoform X19 — translation MAEDWLDCPALGPGWKRREVFRKSGATCGRSDTYYQSPTGDRIRSKVELTRYLGPACDLTLFDFKQGILCYPAPKISSCFPSHLQAQPLAVPSRKRKKPSRPAKTRKRQVGPQKGEVRKEAPGDETKANADTAPASLPAPGCCENCGISFSGDGTRRQRLKTLCKDCRAQRIAFNREQRMFKRVGCGECEACRVTEDCGACSTCLLQLPHDVASGLFCKCERRRCLRIVERSRGCGVCRGCQTREDCGRCRVCLRPPRPGLRRQWRCVQRRCLRHLAHRLRRHHQRCQRRPPLAVAPPAGKRSRRRGGCDSKMAARRRPPRTQPLPPVPLSQPPESPELHPRALVPSPPAEFIYYCVDEDELQPYTNRRQNRKCGACAACLRRMDCGRCDFCCDKPKFGGSNQKRQKCRWRQCLQFAMKRLLPSVWAGSEDGAGPPPPYSRRKRPGSTRRPRLGQILKTSLTTPTTRPGHAQTPMKQETGSGFVLPPPGTDLVFLREGASSPVQVPGPAAASTEALLQEAQCPGLSWVVALPQVKQEKADAQEDWTPGTAILTSPVLLPGCPSKAVDPDLPPVKQEPLDPEEDKEEESKDDSASDSAPEEEAGGAGTPVITEIFSLGGTRLRDTAVWLPRSKDLKKPGARKQ, via the exons ATGGCTGAGGACTGGCTGGACTGCCCAGCCTTGGGCCCCGGCTGGAAGCGCCGTGAAGTCTTTCGAAAGTCAGGTGCCACCTGTGGACGCTCAGACACCTATTACCAGAG CCCCAcaggagacaggatccgaagcaaaGTTGAGCTGACCCGATACCTGGGCCCTGCGTGTGACCTCACTCTCTTCGACTTCAAACAAGGCATTCTGTGCTATCCAGCCCCCAAG ATCTCTTCCTGCTTTCCCTCTCATTTGCAGGCCCAGCCCTTAGCTGTCCCTAGCAGGAAGCGGAAGAAGCCTTCACGGCCAGCCAAGACTCGAAAACGTCAGGTTGGACCTCAAAAGGGTGAGGTCAggaaggaggccccaggagatGAGACCAAGGCTAATGCTGACACAGCCCCAGCTTCACTCCCTGCACCTGG GTGCTGTGAGAACTGTGGAATCAGCTTCTCAGGAGATGGTACCCGAAGGCAGCGGCTCAAGACATTATGCAAGGACTGCCGAG CGCAGAGAATTGCTTTCAACCGGGAACAGAGGATGTTTAAG CGTGTGGGCTGCGGGGAGTGTGAGGCCTGCCGGGTAACCGAGGACTGCGGGGCCTGCTCCACCTGCCTTCTGCAGCTGCCCCATGATGTGGCCTCGGGGCTGTTCTGCAAGTGTGAGCGGAGACGGTGCCTCCGGATTGTGGAAAGG AGCCGAGGGTGTGGAGTGTGCCGGGGCTGTCAGACCCGAGAGGACTGTGGCCGTTGCCGAGTCTGCCTTCGCCCTCCCCGCCCTGGTCTCAGGCGCCAGTGGAGGTGTGTCCAACGGCGCTGCCTACGG CACCTTGCCCACCGTCTCCGTCGCCACCATCAGCGATGTCAACGACGCCCTCCCCTAGCTGTGGCTCCCCCTGCT GGTAAACGTAGCCGCCGTAGAGGAGGCTGCGACTCCAAGATGGCTGCCCGGCGGCGCCCCCCGCGAACCCAGCCATTGCCTCCAGTTCCCCTGTCACAGCCTCCAGAGTCCCCAGAGCTG CACCCCAGAGCCCTGGTCCCCTCGCCACCTGCCGAGTTCATCTATTACTGTGTAGACGAGGACGAGCTA CAGCCTTACACCAATCGCCGGCAGAACCGCAAGTGTGGGGCCTGTGCAGCCTGCCTACGGCGGATGGACTGTGGTCGCTGCGACTTCTGCTGTGACAAGCCTAAATTTGGGGGCAGCAACCAAAAGCGCCAGAAGTGTCGTTGGCGCCAATGCCTGCAGTTTGCTATG AAGCGGCTGCTGCCTAGTGTCTGGGCAGGATCTGAGGATGGGGCAGGGCCGCCCCCACCTTACTCTCGTCGAAAGAGGCCTGGCTCTACTCGAAGGCCCCGTCTGGGTCAGATACTGAAGACCTCCTTGACCACACCCACAACCCGACCAGGCCATGCCCAGACTCCAATGAAACAAGAAACAGGCAGTGGCTTTGTGCTGCCTCCACCTGGCACTGATCTTGTGTTCTTACGGGAAGGTGCAAGCAGTCCCGTGCAGGTGCCTGGCCCTGCTGCAGCTTCCACAGAAGCCCTGTTGCAG GAGGCCCAGTGCCCTGGCCTGAGTTGGGTTGTGGCCTTACCCCAGGTGAAGCAAGAGAAGGCGGATGCCCAGGAAGACTGGACACCGGGCACAGCCATCCTGACTTCTCCTGTATTGCTGCCTGGCTGCCCCAGCAAG GCAGTGGACCCAGACTTGCCACCTGTGAAGCAAGAGCCACTGGACCctgaggaggacaaggaggaagagagcaagGATGACTCCGCCTCCGACTCGGccccagaggaggaggcaggaggggctggcACACCCGTG ATCACGGAGATTTTCAGCCTGGGTGGAACCCGCCTCCGGGACACAGCAGTCTGGTTGCCAAG GTCCAAGGACCTTAAAAAACCTGGAGCTAGAAAGCAGTAG
- the MBD1 gene encoding methyl-CpG-binding domain protein 1 isoform X30 has translation MAEDWLDCPALGPGWKRREVFRKSGATCGRSDTYYQSPTGDRIRSKVELTRYLGPACDLTLFDFKQGILCYPAPKAQPLAVPSRKRKKPSRPAKTRKRQVGPQKGEVRKEAPGDETKANADTAPASLPAPGCCENCGISFSGDGTRRQRLKTLCKDCRAQRIAFNREQRMFKRVGCGECEACRVTEDCGACSTCLLQLPHDVASGLFCKCERRRCLRIVERSRGCGVCRGCQTREDCGRCRVCLRPPRPGLRRQWRCVQRRCLRHLAHRLRRHHQRCQRRPPLAVAPPAGKRSRRRGGCDSKMAARRRPPRTQPLPPVPLSQPPESPELHPRALVPSPPAEFIYYCVDEDELQPYTNRRQNRKCGACAACLRRMDCGRCDFCCDKPKFGGSNQKRQKCRWRQCLQFAMKRLLPSVWAGSEDGAGPPPPYSRRKRPGSTRRPRLGQILKTSLTTPTTRPGHAQTPMKQETGSGFVLPPPGTDLVFLREGASSPVQVPGPAAASTEALLQVKQEKADAQEDWTPGTAILTSPVLLPGCPSKAVDPDLPPVKQEPLDPEEDKEEESKDDSASDSAPEEEAGGAGTPVITEIFSLGGTRLRDTAVWLPRSKDLKKPGARKQ, from the exons ATGGCTGAGGACTGGCTGGACTGCCCAGCCTTGGGCCCCGGCTGGAAGCGCCGTGAAGTCTTTCGAAAGTCAGGTGCCACCTGTGGACGCTCAGACACCTATTACCAGAG CCCCAcaggagacaggatccgaagcaaaGTTGAGCTGACCCGATACCTGGGCCCTGCGTGTGACCTCACTCTCTTCGACTTCAAACAAGGCATTCTGTGCTATCCAGCCCCCAAG GCCCAGCCCTTAGCTGTCCCTAGCAGGAAGCGGAAGAAGCCTTCACGGCCAGCCAAGACTCGAAAACGTCAGGTTGGACCTCAAAAGGGTGAGGTCAggaaggaggccccaggagatGAGACCAAGGCTAATGCTGACACAGCCCCAGCTTCACTCCCTGCACCTGG GTGCTGTGAGAACTGTGGAATCAGCTTCTCAGGAGATGGTACCCGAAGGCAGCGGCTCAAGACATTATGCAAGGACTGCCGAG CGCAGAGAATTGCTTTCAACCGGGAACAGAGGATGTTTAAG CGTGTGGGCTGCGGGGAGTGTGAGGCCTGCCGGGTAACCGAGGACTGCGGGGCCTGCTCCACCTGCCTTCTGCAGCTGCCCCATGATGTGGCCTCGGGGCTGTTCTGCAAGTGTGAGCGGAGACGGTGCCTCCGGATTGTGGAAAGG AGCCGAGGGTGTGGAGTGTGCCGGGGCTGTCAGACCCGAGAGGACTGTGGCCGTTGCCGAGTCTGCCTTCGCCCTCCCCGCCCTGGTCTCAGGCGCCAGTGGAGGTGTGTCCAACGGCGCTGCCTACGG CACCTTGCCCACCGTCTCCGTCGCCACCATCAGCGATGTCAACGACGCCCTCCCCTAGCTGTGGCTCCCCCTGCT GGTAAACGTAGCCGCCGTAGAGGAGGCTGCGACTCCAAGATGGCTGCCCGGCGGCGCCCCCCGCGAACCCAGCCATTGCCTCCAGTTCCCCTGTCACAGCCTCCAGAGTCCCCAGAGCTG CACCCCAGAGCCCTGGTCCCCTCGCCACCTGCCGAGTTCATCTATTACTGTGTAGACGAGGACGAGCTA CAGCCTTACACCAATCGCCGGCAGAACCGCAAGTGTGGGGCCTGTGCAGCCTGCCTACGGCGGATGGACTGTGGTCGCTGCGACTTCTGCTGTGACAAGCCTAAATTTGGGGGCAGCAACCAAAAGCGCCAGAAGTGTCGTTGGCGCCAATGCCTGCAGTTTGCTATG AAGCGGCTGCTGCCTAGTGTCTGGGCAGGATCTGAGGATGGGGCAGGGCCGCCCCCACCTTACTCTCGTCGAAAGAGGCCTGGCTCTACTCGAAGGCCCCGTCTGGGTCAGATACTGAAGACCTCCTTGACCACACCCACAACCCGACCAGGCCATGCCCAGACTCCAATGAAACAAGAAACAGGCAGTGGCTTTGTGCTGCCTCCACCTGGCACTGATCTTGTGTTCTTACGGGAAGGTGCAAGCAGTCCCGTGCAGGTGCCTGGCCCTGCTGCAGCTTCCACAGAAGCCCTGTTGCAG GTGAAGCAAGAGAAGGCGGATGCCCAGGAAGACTGGACACCGGGCACAGCCATCCTGACTTCTCCTGTATTGCTGCCTGGCTGCCCCAGCAAG GCAGTGGACCCAGACTTGCCACCTGTGAAGCAAGAGCCACTGGACCctgaggaggacaaggaggaagagagcaagGATGACTCCGCCTCCGACTCGGccccagaggaggaggcaggaggggctggcACACCCGTG ATCACGGAGATTTTCAGCCTGGGTGGAACCCGCCTCCGGGACACAGCAGTCTGGTTGCCAAG GTCCAAGGACCTTAAAAAACCTGGAGCTAGAAAGCAGTAG